One genomic region from Prochlorococcus marinus CUG1433 encodes:
- a CDS encoding DUF2130 domain-containing protein — protein sequence MKDIKCPSCGKTFRIDPSSFEEILLQIKDEEFNKQIKERLFLAEEDNKKAIEILKSEFKIQLIEQNRIKETEIQSLESKLTIAEEKKATALNELKNQATNKINSLNNELNKLKNEFKNQSLIASMSLKNKVNEAVTKLEKENSALTNSIEKMQLQNSINEKLIEERFKSKISERDLTIKELRDMKSRLSTKMVGETLEIHCENQFNLNRATAFKNSYFEKDNDVTSGSKGDYIFREFDNNKTEIVSIMFEMKNESIGGTNKRKNEDFLKELDKDRRQKSCEYAVLVSLLEPESELYNSGIVDVSHRFPKMYIIRPQFFLPIISLLRNASMETLKYKSQIDLMKRENYDITNFETTLEQFKNAVGKNVSLAQDRFNDAISEIDKSITHLQKTKEALILSKKHLLSADSKSQDLTVKKLTRNNPTMKKKFNDLNNFEDEVA from the coding sequence ATGAAAGATATTAAGTGCCCTTCATGCGGTAAAACCTTCAGAATTGATCCAAGCAGCTTTGAAGAAATACTTCTTCAGATAAAGGATGAAGAATTTAACAAACAAATTAAAGAAAGACTTTTTTTGGCTGAAGAAGATAATAAAAAAGCAATAGAGATTTTAAAAAGTGAATTTAAAATACAGTTAATCGAGCAAAATCGTATTAAAGAAACTGAGATCCAATCTCTGGAATCTAAATTAACAATAGCTGAAGAAAAAAAAGCAACTGCATTAAATGAATTAAAAAATCAAGCGACAAATAAAATTAATTCACTCAATAATGAATTAAACAAATTAAAGAATGAATTTAAAAACCAGTCTTTAATTGCTTCAATGTCTTTAAAAAATAAAGTCAATGAAGCTGTTACTAAATTAGAGAAAGAAAACTCAGCGTTAACCAACTCTATTGAAAAGATGCAGCTTCAGAATTCAATTAATGAAAAATTAATTGAAGAAAGGTTTAAAAGTAAAATTAGTGAAAGGGACCTAACTATTAAGGAGCTAAGAGATATGAAATCTCGATTATCGACAAAAATGGTAGGAGAAACTTTAGAAATTCATTGCGAAAACCAATTTAATCTTAATCGAGCTACAGCATTCAAAAACTCCTATTTTGAGAAGGACAATGATGTCACCTCAGGTAGCAAAGGTGACTATATATTTAGAGAATTTGATAACAATAAAACTGAAATAGTATCTATAATGTTTGAGATGAAAAACGAGAGTATTGGTGGAACTAATAAAAGAAAAAACGAAGATTTCTTAAAAGAATTAGATAAGGATAGAAGACAAAAATCTTGTGAATACGCAGTACTCGTTTCACTCCTAGAACCAGAAAGTGAACTATATAATTCAGGCATAGTAGACGTTTCACATAGATTTCCCAAGATGTATATCATAAGGCCACAATTTTTCTTACCAATTATTTCTCTATTAAGAAATGCATCTATGGAAACCTTAAAATACAAATCACAAATTGACCTAATGAAACGCGAGAATTACGACATAACAAATTTTGAAACTACTCTCGAGCAATTCAAAAATGCGGTTGGTAAAAATGTTTCACTTGCACAAGATAGATTTAATGATGCAATTTCAGAAATTGATAAATCAATAACCCATTTGCAAAAAACTAAAGAGGCTTTAATTCTCTCGAAAAAACATCTTTTGTCCGCAGACAGCAAATCTCAAGATTTAACAGTAAAGAAATTAACTAGAAATAACCCAACCATGAAGAAAAAGTTTAATGATTTAAATAATTTCGAAGATGAAGTAGCCTAA
- a CDS encoding translation initiation factor IF-2 N-terminal domain-containing protein, which yields MSINTPIFNIAKDLNVESNRVLLACKKLGINAKGATKRLNKEELEKIKNYFETGKNVSDEVINLNGGKTKSSSRKIVEKVEIKYFANRLIRKS from the coding sequence ATGTCTATAAACACTCCAATTTTCAATATTGCCAAAGATCTTAATGTAGAAAGTAATAGAGTATTACTGGCTTGCAAGAAACTTGGAATCAACGCAAAAGGGGCGACAAAAAGATTAAATAAAGAAGAATTAGAAAAAATTAAAAATTATTTTGAAACAGGCAAAAATGTTTCAGATGAAGTTATCAATTTAAATGGAGGTAAAACCAAAAGCAGTTCCAGAAAAATTGTAGAAAAGGTAGAGATAAAATATTTTGCTAACAGACTTATTCGCAAATCTTAA
- a CDS encoding competence protein ComC codes for MSITKILNSLEESWERNDILLKLKNGLDTDEIVNEFLANNEIQIKKLNTLLRPEDFDLLNQVEKLSNCESKLINKIKNLESLEKNKDHQIINQSKISLSNSFSHTRISSIMINWSNRFVVVALLTISAIALSKQAWA; via the coding sequence ATGAGCATTACTAAAATTCTAAATTCCCTGGAGGAATCTTGGGAAAGAAATGATATTCTTTTAAAACTAAAGAATGGATTAGATACAGATGAAATAGTTAATGAATTTCTTGCAAACAATGAGATCCAAATTAAAAAATTAAATACTTTATTAAGACCAGAAGATTTTGATTTATTAAATCAAGTTGAAAAGCTTTCTAACTGCGAATCTAAATTAATTAATAAGATTAAAAATTTAGAATCCTTAGAAAAAAATAAAGATCATCAAATAATAAATCAGTCAAAGATTTCTTTATCTAATAGTTTTTCTCATACCAGAATTAGTTCAATCATGATTAATTGGAGTAACAGATTTGTAGTTGTTGCTTTACTAACAATTTCAGCCATAGCTTTATCAAAACAAGCTTGGGCATAA
- a CDS encoding ligase-associated DNA damage response exonuclease gives MRTKQEYLIKYKDGNLYCELADIWIDPSKPVKKALITHAHFDHFTFGCEEYISTKETAILLKERVGDNIKIKTFEYGEEFKINDINISFYPSGHILGSSQIRFIFAEEKWLITGDFKLQKDETCKQYEIVKTDYLISECTFGLPIFKWDESNKIANDISKWVTNSPEKTSLLFCYSLGKAQRLLNEISQTNFKGNIYSHGSIHKMNNSYRELGIDINDTIKIENKKKIDELKGSLILLPPSLSKGSYLKNFKNIQTAFASGWMSIRALRKRSGYDKGFAISDHADWDGILEVVKKSEAKNVFFHHGDSEALSKYLIENESINVLLFGK, from the coding sequence TTGAGAACTAAACAAGAATATTTAATTAAATATAAAGATGGAAATCTTTATTGTGAACTTGCTGATATTTGGATTGATCCAAGCAAGCCAGTAAAAAAGGCATTAATAACTCATGCTCATTTTGATCACTTTACATTTGGCTGTGAAGAATACATTTCTACTAAGGAAACTGCGATACTTCTTAAAGAAAGAGTTGGAGATAATATCAAAATTAAAACTTTTGAATATGGGGAAGAATTTAAGATAAATGACATTAATATTTCTTTTTATCCATCCGGTCACATCCTTGGATCTAGTCAAATAAGGTTCATTTTTGCTGAAGAAAAATGGCTAATAACAGGTGACTTTAAGCTTCAAAAAGATGAGACTTGCAAACAATATGAAATAGTAAAAACTGATTATTTAATAAGCGAATGTACTTTTGGTTTGCCAATATTTAAATGGGATGAATCAAATAAAATAGCAAATGATATTTCAAAATGGGTAACTAATTCACCAGAAAAAACTTCTTTACTTTTCTGCTATTCACTAGGAAAAGCTCAGAGATTGTTAAACGAGATAAGTCAAACAAATTTTAAAGGCAATATTTATTCCCATGGTAGTATTCACAAAATGAACAATAGTTATAGGGAACTTGGAATTGATATTAACGATACTATAAAAATTGAAAATAAAAAAAAGATAGATGAACTCAAAGGAAGTCTAATATTATTACCGCCATCTTTAAGTAAGGGTTCTTATTTAAAAAATTTCAAAAATATTCAAACAGCTTTTGCAAGTGGATGGATGTCAATAAGAGCTTTAAGAAAAAGATCAGGATATGATAAAGGATTCGCAATCTCTGACCATGCGGATTGGGATGGAATTCTTGAAGTAGTAAAAAAGTCTGAAGCAAAAAATGTATTTTTTCATCATGGAGATAGTGAAGCCCTAAGTAAATATTTAATTGAAAATGAATCAATAAATGTCCTTTTATTCGGTAAATAA
- a CDS encoding ATP-dependent DNA ligase: MSLKKFSELFSDLDSINSTNNKIEVLKNYFLSNDPIDNSWAIYLLTGKSNKRFISGRYLRNLFSQIYEYPQWLIDTCYLKVGDSAEVITLLLKNKTTSRNKKLSNISLNELLSETIPTLSKLNEEEKNLEIKNLWETLPEDNHLIFNKILTGTFRVGVSIGLITKSISKLINIEEEIISHRLMGDFKPSIDSYEFLINKNINLQELNSKPFPFLLANTIEEKIFKNSINDFQFEWKYDGIRMQLIKRSGNISLWTRGQDLVNESFPELVEKMSHIRDDFVLDGELLAWNFKEQIAFDFSILQKRINRKSPTRSIQIKYPIIFIAYDLLEINGRDIREIKLETRRIELEKYYSKWQNKTKNNITDIFRICNLIHPKDWSDAVTFKEKSRENNTEGLIIKNKMSPYTSGRKKGIWWKYKVDPMQLDAVLIYAKGGSGRRAGLYTDYSFALWKDEELIKFASAYSGLTNIEIKELDKWIRKNTIEKFGPVRSLKPEMVFEISFEKIQISKRHKSGIAVRFPRITKWRKDKKINDADSLENAYELMRKIS, encoded by the coding sequence ATGAGCTTAAAAAAGTTTTCAGAATTATTTAGCGATCTAGATTCAATTAATAGTACAAATAATAAAATTGAAGTTTTAAAGAATTATTTTTTATCTAATGATCCAATAGATAATTCATGGGCAATATATTTACTAACTGGAAAAAGTAATAAGAGATTTATTAGTGGAAGATATTTAAGAAATCTTTTTTCTCAAATATATGAATATCCTCAATGGTTAATTGATACATGTTATTTAAAAGTTGGTGATTCTGCTGAGGTGATAACATTATTACTTAAAAATAAAACCACTTCCAGAAATAAGAAATTATCAAATATAAGTCTCAATGAATTACTAAGCGAAACAATACCTACATTATCAAAACTTAATGAGGAGGAGAAAAATTTAGAAATTAAAAATCTTTGGGAAACATTACCTGAAGATAACCATCTAATTTTTAATAAAATTCTTACAGGAACTTTTAGAGTAGGAGTCTCTATCGGATTAATCACAAAATCAATATCAAAACTAATTAATATTGAGGAAGAGATTATTTCTCATAGGTTGATGGGTGATTTTAAACCTTCAATTGATTCATATGAATTTCTAATTAACAAGAATATCAATCTTCAAGAGTTAAATTCCAAACCATTTCCATTTCTTCTAGCAAATACTATTGAAGAAAAAATCTTTAAAAATTCAATAAATGATTTTCAATTTGAATGGAAATACGATGGTATCAGGATGCAATTAATTAAAAGATCAGGAAATATTTCGTTATGGACAAGAGGGCAAGATTTAGTAAATGAATCTTTCCCAGAATTAGTAGAAAAGATGTCACATATAAGAGATGATTTTGTTCTTGATGGGGAATTATTAGCTTGGAATTTTAAGGAACAAATTGCCTTTGATTTTTCCATTCTTCAAAAAAGAATCAATAGAAAATCTCCTACTAGATCAATCCAAATAAAATATCCAATTATTTTTATTGCTTATGATCTTTTAGAGATTAATGGAAGAGATATAAGAGAAATTAAATTAGAAACTAGAAGAATTGAGTTGGAAAAATATTATTCAAAATGGCAAAATAAAACTAAGAATAATATCACTGATATTTTCAGAATATGCAACTTAATCCATCCTAAAGATTGGTCTGATGCTGTAACTTTTAAAGAAAAATCTCGAGAAAATAATACTGAAGGATTAATAATTAAGAACAAAATGTCTCCATACACCTCTGGAAGAAAAAAAGGTATTTGGTGGAAATATAAAGTTGATCCAATGCAATTGGATGCAGTTCTAATTTACGCCAAGGGCGGGAGCGGTAGAAGAGCTGGTCTGTATACAGATTACAGTTTTGCATTATGGAAAGACGAAGAATTAATTAAATTTGCGAGTGCATATTCTGGTTTAACAAATATTGAGATTAAAGAGCTAGATAAATGGATAAGGAAAAATACAATAGAAAAATTTGGTCCTGTTCGATCGTTAAAGCCAGAAATGGTATTTGAAATATCTTTTGAGAAAATACAAATTTCAAAACGTCATAAGTCTGGCATAGCAGTAAGATTTCCAAGAATAACAAAATGGAGAAAAGATAAAAAAATTAATGATGCAGATAGCCTCGAGAATGCTTATGAACTAATGAGAAAAATATCATGA
- a CDS encoding ligase-associated DNA damage response DEXH box helicase, with the protein MNYITKNNKQNNLISKIKQFFSTNGWEPLPYQIESWEAFFNGESGIIQVPTGCGKTYAALMGPLSKIEEPKNNKSVNILLITPLKALSRDLKNSIQLAALHFNKEITVEIRNGDTTPYEKKKQLAKPPNILITTPESLSLLLSNKESNNLFKELSSIIIDEWHELMGSKRGNQCELSLSWLRGNIKNLQIWAMSATIGNIEEAAIAIVGMSAIKPKIISTNIQKEIEIISVLPEEETTFPWSGHLGIRSHSSLLKILDKNKSTLLFTNTRNQSERWYQCLKFFLPEMEDKIALHHGSLDKEYRKRVEEGVKNGLIKWVVCTSSLDLGVDFQPVDQIVQIGSAKNLARLIQRAGRSAHRPGGKSKIIFMPTNSLELLEISAMRRIIKSGISEEIRLPELSYDVLLQHLISLACGNGFDPKIEKERIKNCWSYRNLKDQDWNWCLDFLEYGGKCLKAYPKYKKIVKEESQNNNENFKYFVKDKSLIRMHKFNIGTITSDKFVNVKYIKGKSLGNLEENFASKLNPGDTFYFAGKMLQFVRIRDMVLYVKKSTKKSSLIPAWVGGQMAISDLLCESLRKEIDICNELENYDCLNPELNSLRPILKKQKVLSNIPKKDEFLLEIYKTKDLSNLFVFTLDGKFVNEGIAFLWALRLAKLKQSTFSITANDFGFSLTTAEDYDFSIIKKEADYFLNNKKLEEDLENAINFSELTKRRFKNIAQISGLVNQNNPTKTKTSSQLQISSSLFYDVFTKYEEGHLLIKQSHQEVKEYQLENKRISRSLERLKNLKMLLNEIKTPTPFAFPLLVERLKNTLSNEPIEKRVEKLIKKYSD; encoded by the coding sequence ATGAACTATATTACGAAAAATAATAAGCAAAATAATTTAATTTCTAAAATTAAACAGTTTTTCTCCACAAATGGATGGGAGCCACTACCCTATCAGATCGAATCTTGGGAAGCATTTTTCAATGGAGAGAGTGGAATAATACAAGTTCCTACTGGATGCGGCAAAACCTATGCTGCATTAATGGGACCTCTATCAAAGATAGAAGAGCCCAAAAATAATAAAAGTGTGAATATATTATTAATAACCCCTTTAAAAGCACTGAGTAGAGATCTAAAAAATTCCATACAATTAGCAGCTTTGCATTTTAATAAAGAAATCACTGTTGAAATTAGGAACGGGGATACAACCCCATATGAAAAGAAAAAGCAACTAGCTAAACCACCTAATATTCTTATTACCACTCCAGAGTCTTTATCTCTTTTACTTTCTAATAAAGAATCTAATAATCTTTTCAAGGAGTTGTCATCAATAATTATTGATGAATGGCATGAATTGATGGGTAGTAAAAGAGGAAATCAATGCGAGTTATCTTTAAGTTGGCTAAGAGGTAATATAAAAAATTTACAAATTTGGGCAATGTCGGCAACTATTGGAAATATTGAAGAAGCAGCAATAGCAATAGTTGGAATGAGCGCTATTAAACCCAAAATTATAAGTACAAATATTCAAAAAGAGATCGAAATTATAAGTGTTTTACCCGAGGAGGAAACTACCTTTCCATGGAGTGGCCATCTTGGGATTAGAAGTCATTCTTCACTATTAAAAATCCTAGATAAAAATAAAAGCACCTTATTGTTTACCAATACGAGAAATCAATCTGAAAGATGGTATCAATGTCTTAAATTTTTTCTCCCAGAGATGGAAGACAAAATTGCACTTCATCACGGCTCCCTGGATAAAGAATATAGAAAAAGAGTTGAAGAAGGGGTTAAAAACGGATTAATAAAATGGGTCGTCTGCACCAGCTCGTTAGATTTGGGAGTTGACTTCCAACCTGTAGATCAAATAGTTCAAATTGGTAGTGCAAAGAATTTAGCTAGACTTATCCAAAGAGCGGGAAGAAGTGCTCATAGACCAGGAGGAAAATCAAAAATAATTTTTATGCCTACTAATTCTTTAGAGTTGTTAGAGATTAGTGCAATGAGAAGAATAATAAAAAGTGGTATATCTGAGGAAATTAGACTCCCTGAATTATCTTATGATGTGCTTCTACAACATCTAATAAGTTTGGCATGTGGAAATGGTTTTGATCCGAAAATTGAGAAAGAAAGAATTAAAAATTGCTGGAGTTATAGAAACTTAAAAGATCAAGATTGGAATTGGTGTCTTGACTTTTTAGAATATGGAGGAAAATGTCTTAAAGCATATCCAAAATATAAAAAGATAGTTAAAGAAGAATCACAAAATAACAATGAAAACTTTAAATATTTTGTAAAAGACAAATCTTTAATAAGAATGCATAAGTTCAATATTGGGACAATTACAAGTGACAAATTTGTGAATGTCAAATATATAAAAGGTAAATCTTTAGGTAATTTAGAGGAGAATTTTGCTTCAAAATTAAATCCAGGGGATACATTTTACTTTGCTGGCAAAATGCTTCAATTTGTAAGAATAAGAGATATGGTTTTATACGTTAAAAAATCAACAAAAAAAAGTTCTCTAATTCCTGCATGGGTTGGAGGTCAAATGGCAATTTCTGATCTTCTTTGTGAGAGTTTGAGAAAAGAAATAGATATATGCAACGAACTAGAAAATTATGATTGCTTAAATCCTGAACTCAATTCATTACGCCCAATATTGAAGAAACAAAAAGTTCTTTCAAATATTCCAAAGAAAGATGAATTCCTTCTAGAAATATATAAAACCAAGGATTTATCAAATCTTTTTGTTTTTACACTTGATGGCAAATTTGTAAATGAAGGAATTGCATTTTTATGGGCTTTAAGATTAGCAAAATTAAAACAATCTACATTTAGTATTACTGCTAATGATTTTGGATTCAGCTTAACTACTGCAGAAGATTATGATTTTTCCATAATAAAAAAAGAAGCTGATTACTTTTTGAATAACAAAAAATTAGAAGAAGATCTAGAAAATGCAATTAATTTTTCAGAATTAACAAAACGTAGATTTAAAAATATTGCCCAAATAAGTGGACTAGTAAATCAAAATAATCCAACCAAAACAAAAACTTCTTCCCAACTTCAAATAAGTTCAAGTCTTTTCTACGATGTGTTTACTAAATATGAAGAAGGCCATCTTTTAATAAAACAATCGCATCAAGAAGTTAAAGAATATCAATTAGAAAATAAAAGAATATCTAGATCATTAGAAAGATTAAAAAATTTAAAAATGCTACTAAACGAGATAAAAACTCCAACTCCTTTTGCTTTCCCTTTACTAGTTGAAAGACTTAAAAATACTTTAAGCAATGAACCAATAGAAAAAAGAGTAGAAAAACTTATAAAAAAATATAGTGATTAA
- the pdeM gene encoding ligase-associated DNA damage response endonuclease PdeM: protein MKKSSFKFIWEDTLLEMLPSRALFLPETKELLICDIHLGKAEYFQQNGIPLTNNSDKNNFARIKKIVKRYSPKKLIILGDLFHSKYSIDKTLQKKVEDLPELLKTNVELVLGNHDVGCNIKNIKIFDIRKSKNITFSHEPVNLENNKTLNICGHYHPKIYLKNNGDKLSFRCFAMDKNKNTLFLPAFGDLTGGYPCKKSFKKWAIVSEEEIIEIKP, encoded by the coding sequence ATGAAAAAAAGTTCTTTTAAATTTATTTGGGAAGATACATTGTTAGAGATGCTTCCTTCAAGAGCTTTATTTCTACCGGAAACAAAAGAATTGTTAATATGTGATATTCATCTTGGGAAAGCTGAGTATTTTCAGCAAAATGGTATACCTCTTACTAATAATTCAGATAAAAATAATTTCGCAAGAATAAAAAAAATAGTAAAAAGATATAGTCCTAAAAAATTAATAATATTGGGAGATTTATTCCACAGTAAATATTCAATAGATAAAACTCTTCAAAAAAAAGTTGAGGATCTTCCTGAGCTACTTAAAACTAATGTTGAACTTGTCCTTGGAAATCATGATGTAGGTTGTAATATAAAAAATATAAAAATTTTTGACATTAGAAAATCTAAAAATATTACATTTAGCCATGAACCAGTTAATTTAGAAAACAATAAAACCTTGAATATTTGTGGACATTATCATCCAAAAATCTATTTAAAAAACAATGGAGATAAATTATCTTTTAGGTGTTTTGCAATGGATAAGAATAAAAATACTTTATTTTTGCCTGCATTTGGAGACTTAACAGGAGGATATCCCTGCAAAAAATCATTCAAAAAATGGGCAATTGTATCTGAAGAAGAAATTATCGAGATAAAACCTTAA
- a CDS encoding phosphate ABC transporter ATP-binding protein yields the protein MIKTNKKTPKNIILSLENVSISYGTFEAVRNVFCNFKKGNITSLIGPSGCGKSTVLRSLNRMNDLIPNCSLKGTVLFDGTNIYDKRVDPVEVRRRIGMVFQQPNPFPKSIYENIAFGARINGYTGDMDELVESSLRKAALWDECKDKLNDSGYSLSGGQQQRLCIARTIAIEPEIILMDEPCSALDPISTLKIEETMHELKKNYTIIIVTHNMQQALRVSDMTAFFNAIEYEDGDGGKVGYLAEFNSTKKIFNSPKEKTTQEYISGKFG from the coding sequence ATGATCAAAACTAATAAAAAAACACCAAAGAATATCATTTTATCTCTTGAGAATGTCTCTATTAGCTATGGAACTTTTGAAGCAGTAAGAAATGTTTTTTGTAATTTTAAAAAAGGCAATATAACCTCTCTTATTGGACCTTCAGGCTGTGGCAAATCAACTGTTCTTAGATCATTAAATAGGATGAACGACTTGATTCCTAATTGTTCGTTAAAAGGGACTGTCCTCTTTGATGGAACTAATATCTATGATAAAAGAGTAGATCCTGTTGAAGTGAGAAGAAGAATTGGGATGGTTTTTCAACAACCTAATCCTTTTCCTAAATCTATCTATGAAAATATTGCATTTGGGGCAAGAATTAACGGCTATACGGGAGATATGGATGAATTGGTCGAAAGTTCACTAAGAAAGGCTGCTTTATGGGATGAATGTAAGGATAAATTAAATGACAGTGGTTACTCTTTATCTGGAGGACAACAACAAAGATTATGTATAGCAAGAACTATTGCAATTGAACCTGAAATAATTCTCATGGATGAGCCATGTTCTGCATTAGATCCAATTTCTACTCTAAAAATTGAGGAGACGATGCATGAACTTAAGAAGAATTACACAATAATAATTGTCACCCATAATATGCAACAGGCTTTAAGAGTTAGTGATATGACTGCATTCTTTAATGCGATCGAATATGAAGATGGTGATGGAGGAAAAGTTGGTTATCTTGCAGAATTTAATTCGACAAAGAAAATTTTTAATTCTCCAAAAGAAAAAACCACTCAGGAATATATATCGGGCAAATTTGGTTGA
- the pstA gene encoding phosphate ABC transporter permease PstA → MNSLYYQKRLSRNIGDKFFTSLSVICALIAILPLIFLVTYILIKGGSQITPELFTLEPNPPGDDLDAGGINPALIGTLIITTIASIIAIPVGIGGGIYLAEYSKGGAFSRFIRFGVNVLAGVPSIIAGVFIYALIVSTKILFGSMYSGLAGGMALSILMLPTVIKTTDEGLKLVPNELRYASLGVGASMYTTILKVTLPSAFRSIATGVVLGIARAAGETAPLIFTALFSYYYITGFGDLFYEMGSLAVLIYNFALEPYDAQNKLAWAASFILVLSILSVNIFSRILGAFTEKTKRV, encoded by the coding sequence ATGAATTCACTTTACTACCAGAAAAGATTATCAAGAAATATAGGTGATAAATTCTTCACTTCTCTCTCTGTAATTTGTGCATTGATCGCAATACTGCCATTGATTTTTTTAGTTACTTATATTCTTATCAAAGGTGGGTCTCAAATCACACCAGAACTATTTACTTTAGAACCAAATCCTCCTGGAGATGATTTAGATGCAGGAGGCATTAATCCTGCATTGATCGGGACATTAATAATAACAACCATCGCTTCAATTATTGCGATACCAGTAGGTATTGGCGGTGGTATATATCTGGCGGAATACTCTAAAGGTGGTGCTTTTTCAAGGTTTATTAGATTTGGGGTAAATGTTTTAGCGGGAGTCCCTTCAATAATTGCAGGTGTATTTATTTATGCCTTAATCGTTTCAACAAAGATTTTATTTGGAAGTATGTATAGTGGTTTGGCAGGAGGTATGGCGCTTTCAATATTAATGTTGCCTACTGTGATTAAGACGACTGATGAAGGTTTAAAGTTAGTGCCGAATGAATTGAGATATGCCTCCCTTGGGGTGGGAGCAAGTATGTATACAACTATATTAAAAGTTACTTTGCCCTCTGCCTTTAGGTCCATTGCTACTGGTGTTGTTCTTGGCATTGCTAGAGCTGCTGGCGAAACAGCACCTTTGATATTTACGGCTTTATTCTCTTACTACTACATAACAGGCTTTGGAGACTTGTTTTATGAGATGGGTTCCTTGGCTGTATTGATATATAACTTTGCCCTTGAACCTTATGATGCACAGAATAAATTAGCCTGGGCAGCTTCCTTTATTCTTGTTTTATCGATACTATCAGTAAATATATTTTCAAGAATATTAGGCGCTTTTACTGAGAAAACTAAGAGAGTATAA
- the pstC gene encoding phosphate ABC transporter permease subunit PstC, producing the protein MEEKLTLFKNRKRFGIEKNIDIIFKNTALVLSSFVAIILLGIILVVFFQSFESFARYGLKFLVTSEWNPVKDEYGAFTAIYGTLVTSFLSLLITIPLGVGTAIFITEDFVPKVFREIIGSFVELLAAIPSVVLGLWAIFVMEPFFRAFFVFLHNFFGWIPLFSTEPTGRNSLLAILILVVMLLPIVTSIARDSLNQVPKKLRNAAYGIGASRWKTIFSVILPAALSGIMAGVLLALGRAMGETMAVTMIIGNSNAFSWSILSPGYTISSMLANQFGEADGSQVSSLFYAAFVLMILSLVVNIFAQWLVKKFSLKY; encoded by the coding sequence ATGGAAGAGAAATTAACTCTTTTCAAGAATCGTAAAAGATTCGGTATCGAAAAAAATATAGATATTATCTTCAAGAATACTGCTCTAGTCTTGTCTAGTTTCGTAGCAATAATACTTTTAGGAATTATTTTAGTAGTCTTTTTTCAGTCATTTGAATCCTTTGCAAGGTATGGGTTGAAGTTTCTAGTAACCTCTGAATGGAATCCAGTAAAAGATGAATACGGAGCTTTTACTGCAATATATGGCACATTGGTAACGTCATTTCTTTCGCTATTAATAACTATCCCTTTGGGCGTTGGAACTGCAATATTTATTACCGAGGACTTTGTACCGAAAGTTTTTAGAGAAATAATAGGTTCCTTTGTTGAATTATTAGCGGCTATTCCATCAGTTGTATTGGGACTTTGGGCAATATTTGTTATGGAACCTTTTTTTAGAGCCTTTTTTGTCTTTTTACATAATTTCTTTGGTTGGATACCTTTATTCAGTACAGAACCGACAGGCAGGAATTCCTTGTTAGCAATATTGATTTTAGTCGTGATGCTTTTGCCTATAGTGACTTCCATTGCAAGGGATTCACTTAATCAGGTTCCTAAAAAGCTTAGGAATGCAGCATATGGAATTGGAGCAAGTAGATGGAAAACAATATTTTCAGTAATCTTACCGGCAGCACTATCAGGAATTATGGCAGGAGTTCTATTGGCATTAGGTAGGGCGATGGGAGAAACAATGGCTGTCACAATGATTATTGGTAATTCCAATGCATTTAGTTGGTCTATATTATCTCCTGGATATACTATTTCCTCAATGCTCGCAAACCAGTTTGGTGAGGCAGATGGAAGTCAGGTTTCATCACTGTTTTATGCGGCTTTTGTACTGATGATCCTATCTTTAGTGGTTAATATCTTTGCTCAATGGCTAGTTAAGAAATTTAGTCTCAAATATTAG